aaccTTTTCCAAAAAGCATAACTCCATCAATTTTCACCCTAAATTTTGATTagtaaaatatcaatttatagCCTAAATTGTATCAGGTTGAAAACTGTTTGTTTATGCACGCACAAACTtttatatatcaattaaactctttcataattttataaaatatgttattttgatttaagtattaattttatttaaacatatAAGATTCTGTAGCTCGGTTGGTTAGAGTATTGGTCTTATGAGTTCGAACCCTGCTGGAACCAATAAtgttaagaaagaaaaggaaaaaaagggtTGAAGCATATATAATTGTTAAAGCTGAAACAAGCTCCAATAATTGAGTGTCTTTATTATAAACACTACCAAACTACGTGGGGATTTAGATTTCAAATGCTTTTTACATACAGAATGAGTCCCTAGTCCGTATAGGTCGATCATATCCCCACGTTCATTAGGCTTCTGCTCAAAACTTGTCCTCTCCTTGCAGTAAACAAAAAGGAGATAACACCACAAACGTGCCATCCACCTTAAAACTTCACTGATGAGAGAGCATCAGATGAGATGAGATGGAATCATATTGGATGGTAAAGGCAGTCCAGTGAAAATAAAGAGACCTCTGTACCCACTTGTGTGGCTGTTTTTCTTAAGTTTTCCATGAAATTCCCACTGTCGTTCTACAAAAGTTCTCTTCTTTGCTTCAGcttttataaatagaaatgTATTTTAACTCCGACATTGTTTCTGTGTTGCATGGTGAAGATTTTAGCATAACTAGCAGAGACCAACTGTTTGGATAACTATATCAGAGGACTCTATGATTTGATATTCATGAACCATCCAGTAACAACGTCAACCTCTTGATCGTATTTTGATACAGATGCAGCCATTGCAGTTATTTTACAGGACATCAAGTGTTGATTACATGATAAAGGGACATCCTTTCTTCAGTTCCCAATAGTTATTACTTCTAACCAACTTCTACTTGGGTTTCTTATAACAAACCCAAGCTCAACGCTAGCCCGATATTGTCTCTTTTTGCCTATATTACATCAAatttacagttttaaaatgtgtctctttcccttctccaacaGATGAGAGATCTTACACACGCCCTTGTAAGTAATCACTCCATTCTCCAGCCGATGTAGGGTctcaaatccacccctctcAAATGCTCTATCTCCGGTGGGCtccaataccatttgtaacaactgaAGCCCatcactaacaaatattatttgcgttgacccattacgtattagAGTCGGAGTCGGATCTCACATCAGGTATCGCCATCAACCGAAATGACTATTTCACTATTTAGAAAAGGAACCATGGAAATGGTAAGAGCCAGAAAATATGAATTACCATAGAATGTGTGCCGATTCTCAGATGTATGGTGGGTGAGCACGTAATATGTGGGTGGCTACCCGAGGTAGCCAAAACTGAAGTGAAATTGAGAGCGAAGGGGAAGTCAAAAGAGAGGTGAGAGTGAGGGAGATTGAGGAAGGGGGAGTACTCATGATCGGTGAGGGGTTGAACTGTGATATaataagaaggaagaagagataAATGAAGTTACTCCCCCTTTTGGTTCTTTCTCtgcataaaaaattgaaatatatataaaNagcaaacaaaaaaaatgaaaagtaacataaaataaaacatgaaaattcgataaaatataaatttaaaggaaGATAAacaacaccaaaattaaatacaaaactaCTCCTACTAACTACGTGTTCTCATCAGTTCCACACATGAACATCGGAGCCTTGGTAGATGTGTAATTCCTTGGGCCCTTCAGTAATTTCACACTCAGAAGTTCCGTAAGAAGGCCAACAATTGAAATCGAAGCCTTTCGCCATTTCCATCAACATCCCCTGCAACTCCTCCAAGCTACAGCTTTTTTCCTGTCCTCAACAATGGCGGATTCCGTTTAGGAAAACCTCGAATTTACGAGAACTAACAGCGGCGCAGTATTGTATAAGGGCACTTTGTTATTTTACCTCTCTCTTCTTGTCTTCCGCTATTAGCGACCACAGTTCTTGCATGAAATCGCACATTCCCTGGAGAACACAACAATGGAGGAATTGTCAGATAAGAGTGCCATTTTTTGAAGGCAGAAGAGAAGGCTGATAAGTTCTACTAAGGTTTTACTAACTACCACCTCGTCGTTTTCGTCATCATCAAAATCTTGAATTCCGGCGTCGTATCGCGTTCTCTTTCTCTCATCCGATAGAACTGATCCAACAAGATAAAACACAATCAGATCTCGTTTTTCTGGATAGTTCTGAACAACACATACGGACGAATTAGTTTCGGAGGAATTAGGGCTTTTTAACACACCTGAATAGGCTTCTTGGATTTGTTGGAATTTCCGTTTGGCTGTACCTAACGGCAAAGGATTTTTCACACATCTATCGGGATGCCATTTCTGAAACCACAAGCATATACAACACTCGATCAATGAATTTTCAGCCACAAATAACGAAATTACAAAGAAGAATTCGAAAATTCGAGAAAGAACCAACAAACAGAGCCAGAAAATCGATTTTCGTTTTCGTTCTTCCGTGGAATTGCATTTTTAGCATAATTATCTTGAAGGATCCAAAATTCAGCAacagtgatttttttttcagattcGAGACAGAGTAACTAACAATGCCAGAAAAATCCAAGGCTCTCCAATCTTATTCCTCGGATTGAATTGCATTCTCCAGTACAATCACAACTCTAAAGAACCCACAAATTCAGATTGTTCCAATAATAATGTCGTTCATATAATAGACAaaatcgagagagagagagagagagagagagagagagagagagagaaggaaatacCATGGCGAGCTTGCGATAAGCTCTGCGAATTTCATCGACGGAACAGCCAGAACTGACGCCGAGAATGCTGTAATACGAAGTCGAGCCACAATCAGCCTCCATCTCCCCTGATTGTTATGACAGAGAGTATCAAGAAACTCCGAGCGCTCAACAATGGAGAAATCTGTCGTCCGAAATTCACAGCGTAGAAGGCAGAATGGGAAGTGATTTTTATATGTGGGAGGGAGGCTTGGGTTGGGAAAGTCCAGAAGATtctaaagagaaaaatatctgTGAACGAGAAGGAGAGAAAGTGTTCCAGAAATTTCTAATGGAGAAGGAGAACAATGACGTGGCCGTTTGCTTTTCCCAGTTTTAGATATTTTGGGCTGACTTGTCGCTCCATCGtagattattaattttttattaccaAACAAAAAGCTTTGTGGGGACCACTCGACAATAAGAAATTATTCACCAAGTCCTGTGGTTGGTCGCATTTATATCGAGTATTATTGTGCAGCTGACGTGGAACAATTGATGCCAACCCTAATCTTTAAACAATCAattgtgaaataaaattattttaatttagccaaaaaaaaaactgctaGCTTGAAGCGACACAACGCAAACCCtcccaataaaattaaattctctCAATTACTCCCATGGCGCCGATTAAACCCTCTCcaattttcctcttcttcttctttcaattgTTTCTCTCGCTAACCCTAGCTCGAAAGCCCCATCAAATCGATTTCCGATCCCCAAATCTCTATCCGGAGGACCTCGTAATGGGACTCATCAGCGCAACATTTCATCGTCGGCTCACTCCACCACCGCACTCTCGTCTCTGTCTCCGACGCTGGCGTCGCTGAAAATTTAATCCACGATCCCGACCTCCCCGAAAACGTCTCGATCTTAGGCCTCGCCATCGATTCCATCAACAACCGCCTCCTCGCCGCAGTACACGCCGCCGCTCCCCTCCCGGAGTTCAACGCTCTCGCCGCCTACGACCTCCGATCCCGCCGCCGCATCTCCCTTACACTTCTCCCCTCCTCCAACTCCAATCGTCGCCCCGTCGCGAACGGCATTGCAGTAGACTTCAAGGGAAACGCCTTCGTCACAAACTCCGCCGAAAACTTCATCTGGAAGGTCGACAAACACGGATCAGCCTCGATCTTCTCAAAATCAGCGAGTTACAGTTCCCATCCGGTAACCGCTAATGAAGTCTACTCCTCGTCGGGGTTAAACGGCGCCGTTTACGTCAGCAAAGGATACCTTCTGGTGGTGCAATCGAACACCGGAAAGATGTACAAAGTCGACGCTGACGACGGGACGGCGAGGCTGGTACTACTGAACGAAGATCTGAAGGGGGCGGACGGGATAGCGATGAGGAGAGACGGCGTGGTTTTGGTGGTGAGTTACAGAAAGCTGTGGTTCCTGAAGAGTCAGGACAGTTGGGGGGAGGGGGTGGTTTATGACGGAATTGACCTCGATGAAGAGAAGTTTGCTACTGCGGTGGCTGTGGGAGGTGAGGGGAGAGTTTATGTGTTGAATGGGTATGTGAATGAGGGGCTAAATGGTAGTTTGGGAAGGGAGAGATTTGGGATTGAGGAAATGAGGTCTACAAAAGAGAGTGAAGAAGAGAGGGTTTGGATATATGTGTTGGTTGGGTTCGGTttgatttatttcttgttttggaGATTTCAGATGAAACAGCTCATTGGGAATATGGATAAGAACACTTCTTGACCATTCCCTTTCTTCTTAGCTTTTCATTGTTCTCTAATCATCAATAACACTCTTCATTTTTGGAAGCTCCAGGTTGAGGAGGTCCTGGATTCCCGAATTCAGAATATGCCCTCCGAATTCATTCTCGACTGATCCACCATGGTAATCTAATAGATACtttaacataacatacatCTATGAAGTCTTTCAAAACAGATAAAGAAATTTAGTCACGATTTagtgtttttgtttattcctGCCCAACCTTAACATACATGTCTTCTAAATTACAATGCAGCATAATAGCAATGGTGATAAATAATTATGGCAATTACAGAACCTGGACAATGCATTCAGATCATTCCTACTACCTGTGAAGTGAGTACAACACCGACCCATCCCAAAGCCAGCAACACCTTTAATGTCTCCCTTCTCCACATCAAATTCATGCTTCTCCCGGCCCCAAATTTCTGCTTCCCATCAACTCAGGATTTCTGCACATTgagttctttctcttttgctACATCATTTTTTCGTCTTGTTTTCAGTTTCTGAAACAGCTTTCGAGAGACACTCTTGGTTGACTGATGGACACGAAGAATTAACACTTGCTTCAACATGCACAGCCGAACGGCAGCTCATGTTCTTTGAAGTGTTTGGTGCTTCACTTGTGGAGACTTGATGTCTCTTCCGAACTTTGAACGCGAGGATGACGCCCCGGCTGAGGACTTCGTCAGAGTGTTTCTTACTTTGGTGCCACTTAACACAGCCTGAAATGTACCATGAACCAAAACGAAGTAAATTCTATTGCTCAAGATATTTGAGAGACTAATTTCCTTTTCAGTTATTTTCCTCAATTTTTAAAGATAGACAGGTGTTCCTTACAGGCTTCTAAAGCAACATATAGCATGAACTTCAAGAAATTTTAGCAAATTCGACTCTGCTCCTAACTACACTGAGAAGAATAGATGGTACGATCTCTATTAAGGCTGTTTCCATATATTGCATGCACCGTGCCAGAAACAAATTATACGGTTTCTCAACTTAACTCAACTAAGTTGACTGTATCTGCCAAATGAAACTTGGAAAGACATGTACAACTACCGAAGAAAGCTGCAAATTTTAGTTAATCTATAATGACAGGACACGGATAGctattcaatttttcctttataaaaTTCAGAAATGACGAAGAGAATATTGGCTCTAAGTTGCACTGAATTCATAGGTCGCTTCAAGTGCTCACAATTATACTTATTTTGGAGTTTATTGTTAAAGATTGGAGCTAAAAAATGTATACagcagaaaaagaaattaaattgcTCAGTCAGGGAAAACAGTTCTCAGTTACCTTCTTCCCATCTGAGTCTGGTCGAACTGCACCATAAGAAGAGGGCACTGGTTTTGATCTGATGTCGAGGTTCTTCTGTAATTTGTTAATTTCAGAATTTGCCTTGCCCCGAGACAACAGCGCCTTGTCAGTGCTTCTAAAATTGGAAGCCGAAGCCCTTTTCCCTGTCTCTTGCATGGCTGAGTTGACAGTCCGATTTTGCCTACTCCcatataaagttaaaaatacgTGAGAATTTTGACGTCAATACAATAGCTAAAAGGAAGAGAATACCTGGTGGTTGTCTTTAGGTATGATCTAGATTCAAGCTTTGATGGAGAAGAATATGATACTCCAGAAGTTTGTATCTTCTCACCACTACATCAAAAGGATATTCTTCTCATGGGCACAACTCTCATCAAACAagctaactttttttttattaaaaaaaaaaaaaaaaaaaaaaaaacaagagctCGAACATATACCGTCCACTCTCGAGAATGAGTCTTCCCTTTGGAACTTTAGAATcctagaaaattttaaattaagaacaaTCAGGTTGGCTTTACTAAATTGAGACTTCggtaaattcaaaaaatatttgtttcagGAGTTCGAGTTACATTATGAAAAGCTATAGATTACCTCAACTTTGGGGGTTCTACGGACAGCATGTGTACGTAGAGTGGTAGTTTTTGATGAATGCGCATTTGTGCAAGTTGTATGTGATGTCTCTCCTTTGCTTTTATTGGACACTTTTTCAGGAGTATTGATTGCACCACCAGAAATATTTCTCCGACTCTGACGAATGTTGGCCAGAGATTTGGAAGCTTTTGTTTCCCTTTGAGATGTCATCTAATATTTTTGGGGTGGGGAGCATAGGGGAAATTAATATTAAGCTAGAATTCAGATAGCAGATTAACTGCTGCTCCCCTAACTAGAAAAATGGATTTAAAAGATACCACGTGACTGAACCAGAATGTTTTTTTGACTTGAAAAAACAACAATGAAGATTAGAGAGAAGAACTGCACCTTCGGAGTGAGAGTTTGCCGACTTCCTGAGCTGCATTTGCCAGTTTTCTTCACTAGTTTGGGGACTGACTCCATGGCTTCAGATGGCGTATTCTCACTCATTCCCATATTGTTGACATCTTGCTTTATTTCAACCTCTGGATCATCACCTacaaaagttgagaatttGTTCCCCCCACTGTCATCttgttcatttatttgagCATTGGCACCATTAAGATCACCAGACACTGAACCACCAACACTGCTGaaagaattttcaaatttaggaTTAGGAGATGAAATTCCAGGTTTTGgcatttcttcaatttctgtGACATGGTACCCATGGTTTTGTGAACTGACAGATCTATCATCGAAAGGGTCATCATGATTTTCCTTGTTTATAATCTCATTATCCTCTCCTTGATTCACTAGCTCTAATACATCCTTGTCAAAAGTATGGGACTCTGCTGAATTCTGACCAAGCAAGCCTCCCTTCTTCTTGAAATGAGCCTCAAAGTAAGCCTTTTTCTCATT
This genomic window from Cucurbita pepo subsp. pepo cultivar mu-cu-16 chromosome LG01, ASM280686v2, whole genome shotgun sequence contains:
- the LOC111779094 gene encoding uncharacterized protein LOC111779094, which translates into the protein MEADCGSTSYYSILGVSSGCSVDEIRRAYRKLAMKWHPDRCVKNPLPLGTAKRKFQQIQEAYSVLSDERKRTRYDAGIQDFDDDENDEGMCDFMQELWSLIAEDKKREEKSCSLEELQGMLMEMAKGFDFNCWPSYGTSECEITEGPKELHIYQGSDVHVWN